The segment AGAAGGCATATTTATATCCTACAAGATagatgaaaatgttgaaggTTGTTTTAAAGTATTGCAGAAATATGGTCAAGCCAAGCCACAGCTTTATAAAATGATGCTCGAATTTATTGTTTCCAAACGTGAGATTTATGAGAAGGTTAATCATGATGACATACAGGAAATATTACAACAGatcaagaaattcaagTTGTTAGATCCTCTTGAGTTGATTAGTTTGCTCAATGGCGGCGAATCCAATGATAGTGAATTTGTAACATTTGGTGTTGTCAAGGATTATTTACTCCAATATTTCACAActcaagaacaagaaatcACCAATAACGAAAAACTTATTGAAATGTATGAACATGACTCTACCAAGAATTCCTACAAATTATCCGAATTGACACATCCATTTGTCATTCAGAATAATAAATGTTCAGCAtgtcaattgaagttggaTTTCCCCATGGttcatttcaaatgtaAACATTCATTCCATCAGAAATGTTTATCATCTAGTCTTGTTGCGAAGCCCACAAGTAATGGAAATTCTCattatgttgatgatggaaGTGAGCATGGACCAAGGTGTCCTATTTGTGCACAAGATATTATTGATGTTAATGACGTTAAGCAAAGTCAGTATAGGATGAAGGAAAACGTAGACTTCTTTGTAAAATCCTTGCACGAAAGTACTGATACATTTAAATTCATATCTGAGTATATTGGGAAAGGGGTTATGGAAGATGAATCAGTTAGCATTGATCAGTAGAAGAAATGCTGTGGTGGATTCTGTTCACAAATATTGCACGTAGAGATAGGCAAATCAATACACAAAATCGTAACCAATTGAGAGTAGGGTCGTATAGTGTTGTCTTACTCCTAATGGCCTGCAGTTAGATGTTCTAGAAATAATATATTTCATTGGATGTTGTACACTAGTTGTCTTTGTGGagtgatgaaattttcttACATACATTTTCAGTTGATACAACATACCACAATGAAGCACAACACTACTAggagaaaatttttttcttacaCGGATAAATGAAGATCTAATGAGTTTATACATTGCAGTTTGAATAGGGGACGAtgcaaatttgaagatatGATGGCGTGGTACCTTATTATTTTAGGATTATCGGCGCCGATTTGCGTTTGGCGCTATCTGATTTGGCGTCTTGCATTCAGTGGTGAAATAAGTGCACCAAGGTACAGGGTAAGCATATGTAGAGAGAGAGCTAAGTTTACATTACATACTCTCTTGATGTAAGTACTCAAAGGATCAGGCTGCTGTTGTATCTGTTAGTTGATATTACAGTTCTAGAACAAACAAAGTGAATAGAGAATACCCCTTAAAACGTTTTTTAGGCCAGATATATGCGTTTGCGTCTTACAGAGCAAATCtacttttttttgtaaaCAATACAATTATGAAACATTTATGAAAACAAAGGTACAAGAATGGAATGTATTACGGATGGGACACTTTTAAGATTATATAAATAAACAACGTTATCCTTTGGTTGAATATGAACAAAGCCTTCATCTACTCCAAGGGGTGTACCTTTTGAGATCAACAGTTCTATCTAAGCCCACGAAGCCATAATATTACAACTCAAACAACGACATATCATGACTGAATTTATACGCAATCCACCTTTACTGGAAAGAGAGTTGATAGGGGTAAAAAATGCAGGTGTGGTGGTACggaatgaaattgttgctgaatATGATCCGTATTGTCCAGCATGGTTGAGATTTACAGATTCAGAATCAACTTTGGAATCAGAGAGACATATCGCTCCTGATAAACCCACAAAGTCAAAATCACGTAAACAAAGGAATCCGGATGTTGATTTACGCCCACAAATATCCTTACCTAtgtcaaatccaaatttcaacaatgttcaACGTCAGCCATCGCGAAGAAATCGGGGTCTTCTGAAACGTAAACCGGAAAAGTTAACATTAGAACCTCCAAAGTTTCCACTTTCTGTACATGAAAGATACAGAAATGACGGACAAAAATCGGAAACGCCAAAGCCTAGCTTCAAGCCACCCCAGCTACCAAGTAATAGCTACTCGAAATATAAGAAAGTTAGTTCTCCTATGCGTGCAGAATTCTTCAACCATGAATTGACAAACGATGCCAAGTTTcagtatcaacaacagaTTCTCGAGTTTCTCAACTATAGCATTGGCAAgtataaacaattggaaaagtatTTGGAGGCCAGCAAGTTGGAATGGAATGCTACATCTGAGAAGAGCttggttttgttgaatcTTATGAGAATCAAAGATGGATTCAAAGATATGATACTAAGCATATTGAAGCAGTTAAGCAAACAATCAGGTATAATTGACCAAAAAGAGGTCAGCGAGACCGAATTGATCAACTGTaatgtttttcaatttgtgtacaattgttcaataGAAGTGATTaattttggtgatttgatcaacaatctggcaattttcaataacttgTTTAAATTTAGTTTGCTAAGCtattatttcaaattgaattttattCTTGACAAAGCAGTCCACCATCGTGATCAATTGGCTATTCCTATGGAAGTATGGTACAAGTTGCCCACATTTATCAAGTCCATCAAAGATCAATTGGTAAAGCTTAATAATCATAATACCAAGATGGGGATAAACAATGGAATAAAGAGAAATTATCAAGGCTTGGAAATATGTCTAGTGAAGTTGAACTCAGTGACTTCAAAATTCGCcgttgttgataatttgaagATAAATTATCCGGTTTTGAAATGGACtgatttgaacaaagtaGATGAACTTTTGAAAGTTAAAGTCCCCGATTATTATCCACAAAACCATTTTATGCATGACCATGGAGGTAGTTTCcaattgcaatttgttgatttcaatagTAGACCATTAAGTACAGCCGTTGATACTAATATCGTTAACGGGcttcattcaaattacaAACTAGATGCTAAAGCAGTAAAAAGAGAAACTGCACCCAGAAGTAAGATGCATCCCAATGAAACTCAACCAGGACGAACATTGTCAAGAGGTGCCTCGATCAAACGATCTTTGTCATCAATGGTAAAACGAGGTGTTTCCACGTCAGACTCTACCGAAAAAAACAAACCGAGCAAGTTGAATGCCCTTACTGATTTCTTTGCAACGCTGATAGACAACCAACCAAAGCAACAAATATCGCGATCACAAACTACTAAAACTACGAAGCCTCGACTgccaaatcaacaacttcaagcAACGACTCCaccaagaagaaatcaatcTTTACGTGAGAACAAACAAGTTCTAGATGTTACCAATGAGGACAAACTGCCAAGTCGACAGAGAGTACCCACTCGCTCACCTAGTAAACAGGATATTCTACTAATGCTTAAAAATCGACCATTGCCATCTGAGCCAGAGACtacaacacaacacaagAACAAGCAAGGAAAGCAAATGCCAAACTCACAGGTGCAAAATTACGTCAATTGCCTTGTTCAGCTACGCAAGAAATTAAGCGCACTAGGCCCCCAATTGATCGAGtttcttgaaattcaaTTAAAATATTGTCGATTATGGCAGAGGTTCCTCGAAGATGATACACCATACACTGGTAACCACAATGACCCATTTATCAAGTCAATCTGTCAATCATTCCATGAAAAGCTCCtccatcaaatcaattttacTCAACATACAATTGTTCGTCACataaattccaaattgattatgCCTATTGACGAATGCTTACAGTTGTATAAAACAGTGACCGATTTGCTGtacattcatcaatttatGGAATTGATTGTACGTCAGTATAATAAATTGTACTGTGAATGGCTTCAAAGCTTAATTGGTGCCCAATCGATAGCtgaatatcaacaattgtgtGAACGTATGAAGGGGTATCCTGGAATGAATAAGGGAGATGACATTGTTGAGTATTATGAacaattgaccaaattgaagaacCTAGTTGTTTGAGAAGGAAGAGGAGTTCTAGAGTAGATAAATGTGTATAACCCTATTTAGTCTTTTAATCGATATTTCGATGCTACCACCTTTTCTCTCATCACTATAAAAATGTCTCTtcttggaaaagaaaaattttcaactcttACCAcacttcttttcttcttcacttttTCTAATACAAAACCCGAGGTGATGAACAGTAACACGGATATGCCGAGTAATGACTATTCGTGTATTTATGTCACTCAAGTCACCCAGGTAGAAATAGTGAGAAAACACGAACAAAGAGATTCGCTTCCAATTTAGGATATTCTAAATCACAATTATATACTTACACACACAcatgatatatatatatatttatgATGACAAGATTCGCTGTGCACCAGTCTGAGTACTCAACTGCATGACAGACCCAGTAATATACCCAAATTTCTGatcaaatatatatactatacaaaaattgtgtgttgttgttgagtgTTTGATGAATGGGATAAAACTATTTGGTAGTGAGTCTTCTTTGTGTTGAAGTGTTTTTTAGATGTAGTGTTCCTCTTATTGATCTGTATTTCAAAGAGTGTAACGATATTTTTGCTTATATTGCAATTTACAACATTGCACCTCGGTTGATTGAACTCTCTTTTATTCtgcaaagaaaaatttgCTCATACCAAACACCCATGAGCTAAGGGTACAATAGGATTTCTCGAACCGCAACCGCCTAGACGTCTGTTAGGTCTACTACAAATTGTCGTCTATTATGCAAGGAGGAATGGTTTTGGTTTTACTTTTTATTGTAATTCAATTATTTAACCAAATTGAGTTAAATTATTTGAAGGAAAAGTTACACACAAAACTCTCTGGCTCGTCAAAATATACATTATGCGTATAAAACAATATGTACAAAATAGGGAAAATTGATCACTTTATATggatatttatatattatGCGAGTAATTAACAAGTAGTTCTATACTTTTTACTAAAAGAGATAAATTGTATGCCTGTGTGGCGGTGCTTGACATTAGGACGTTGGTTAGTCTTGCAACTTGATAGCTCTTCAATAGGAACTGTAAATCTCCTCTAGACTGATAAGTAATGCATTGAAAGAGCTTTGCTTACTATGTAAAGATGACATTGTAAGTCTGTTCAAACGTAGTCTAATTGACGAAACTGATCGGGTGCCCCCAAATAGAAATGCACCAACATAGCGAACAGAGATACATCTGCGGCCACGTTGATGTTTATTCCAAATAGTTCAAAGGGTATTCGATGGAATAACGTATTGCCTTTGGTATTAACCTGCAATAGTCGCGTGAATACAATTTTCACCCTGTCAATCGTCGGAGTTAGGGCTGAAAACagaaaattaaaataaTACAATTAATAAGACGCGCGACTTAAACCTTCCTGACTAAATTTGACATAGTAAACGTTTTGTAAGGGCAATAGGAATCGAACATCAGATGATATTTTCAGACCAAAGCTGCTTAGAGCTTTAATGAATTTACGTATATGGCTCCGCGCTCTTCTGCCCGTAGGAATAGCTTCACATGAACGTATCCATGCACCAATAAACGCCAacatcttttttttttagtttttaTTTCCTGATGGTAACAGTATCCACTTACGCATATAGAGATTGTATCATGCTAGCTGAATCTGCTAGTTAATTTGAATAAGCCTATTGTAAGGTGTGTAATGTGTGAAAACGTCTCTTGTTGAAATAGCtaacaatcaaaaagatcTAGAATTTTTAAATATATTGTCTTTCATGTTCTATTTTCCCCTTAAAATTTGCAGTGTATTGTTATTGTATTTTACTGAAGAATATGACGCGCGTCAATCTTTTATCACAATAAACAACGAAGAGCGAGttctattgtttgaatAAGAATTATAATTGTATTTGGTTTAGACGAACTAAAAATGTGTACACGCGATAtagatttttttttgcataACCCCCTTTTAAAACAGATCTCATTTTTGGTAAAATTAAAGTTAAATACCACAAGCTTCACATGTAATAGAAATGTAGTATGACAATGGAATTAGACACTGTTGGGCGGc is part of the Candida orthopsilosis Co 90-125, chromosome 2 draft sequence genome and harbors:
- a CDS encoding Fav1 protein (weak similarity to S. cerevisiae Fus2p), with amino-acid sequence MTEFIRNPPLSERELIGVKNAGVVVRNEIVAEYDPYCPAWLRFTDSESTLESERHIAPDKPTKSKSRKQRNPDVDLRPQISLPMSNPNFNNVQRQPSRRNRGLSKRKPEKLTLEPPKFPLSVHERYRNDGQKSETPKPSFKPPQLPSNSYSKYKKVSSPMRAEFFNHELTNDAKFQYQQQILEFLNYSIGKYKQLEKYLEASKLEWNATSEKSLVLLNLMRIKDGFKDMILSILKQLSKQSGIIDQKEVSETELINCNVFQFVYNCSIEVINFGDLINNSAIFNNLFKFSLLSYYFKLNFILDKAVHHRDQLAIPMEVWYKLPTFIKSIKDQLVKLNNHNTKMGINNGIKRNYQGLEICLVKLNSVTSKFAVVDNLKINYPVLKWTDLNKVDELLKVKVPDYYPQNHFMHDHGGSFQLQFVDFNSRPLSTAVDTNIVNGLHSNYKLDAKAVKRETAPRSKMHPNETQPGRTLSRGASIKRSLSSMVKRGVSTSDSTEKNKPSKLNALTDFFATSIDNQPKQQISRSQTTKTTKPRSPNQQLQATTPPRRNQSLRENKQVLDVTNEDKSPSRQRVPTRSPSKQDILLMLKNRPLPSEPETTTQHKNKQGKQMPNSQVQNYVNCLVQLRKKLSALGPQLIEFLEIQLKYCRLWQRFLEDDTPYTGNHNDPFIKSICQSFHEKLLHQINFTQHTIVRHINSKLIMPIDECLQLYKTVTDLSYIHQFMELIVRQYNKLYCEWLQSLIGAQSIAEYQQLCERMKGYPGMNKGDDIVEYYEQLTKLKNLVV